Proteins from one Pseudomonadota bacterium genomic window:
- the ahcY gene encoding adenosylhomocysteinase, protein MNSKAHAEKSGFSDYKIADISLAEWGRKEITIAETEMPGLMAVREEYGNSKPLAGAKIVGCLHMTIQTAVLIETLTYLGATIRWSSCNIFSTQDHAAAAIAAKGIPVFAWKGETEEEYEWCIEQTLQGADGWKPNLILDDGGDLTAIIHNNHPELLKDIKGLSEETTTGVHRLVQMAKKGTLKVPAINVNDSVTKSKFDNLYGCRESLVDGIKRATDVMISGKTAVVAGYGDVGKGSAASLSNQGARVLITEIDPICALQACMEGYQVVTMEEAAPIADIFVTTTGNKDIITIDHMRAMKDRAIVCNIGHFDNEIQVSALANMKWEEVKPQVDEVEFPDGKRIILLAKGRLVNLGCGTGHPSFVMSASFTNQVMAQIELWKNSSNYENNVYTLPKKLDEKVARLHLKKIGANLTKLTKEQAEYIDVDVEGPYKPEMYRY, encoded by the coding sequence ATGAACTCAAAAGCACACGCCGAAAAATCAGGATTTAGCGACTATAAAATTGCCGACATATCTTTGGCAGAATGGGGACGTAAAGAAATTACGATTGCCGAAACCGAAATGCCCGGATTAATGGCTGTCCGTGAGGAATACGGCAATAGCAAGCCTCTTGCAGGAGCAAAGATTGTAGGGTGTCTGCACATGACGATTCAGACGGCAGTTTTAATTGAAACTCTTACATATCTTGGTGCTACTATACGCTGGAGTTCATGTAATATATTTTCGACTCAAGATCATGCCGCAGCGGCTATTGCGGCAAAAGGCATACCTGTTTTTGCATGGAAAGGGGAAACGGAAGAAGAATATGAGTGGTGTATCGAGCAAACATTACAAGGGGCTGACGGTTGGAAGCCTAACCTTATTTTAGATGATGGCGGTGATTTAACTGCGATAATACATAACAATCACCCTGAATTATTAAAGGATATAAAAGGTCTGTCCGAAGAAACAACTACGGGTGTACACAGGCTTGTGCAAATGGCTAAGAAAGGAACGCTAAAAGTTCCGGCTATTAATGTTAACGATTCGGTTACAAAGTCTAAATTCGATAATCTATATGGCTGCCGTGAAAGTCTGGTGGACGGCATAAAACGTGCCACCGATGTTATGATATCGGGCAAGACTGCCGTTGTAGCCGGATATGGTGACGTAGGAAAGGGGTCTGCCGCATCGCTTAGTAATCAAGGAGCTAGGGTTTTAATAACCGAAATAGATCCTATATGTGCATTGCAGGCATGTATGGAAGGTTATCAGGTTGTTACTATGGAAGAAGCCGCACCTATCGCAGATATCTTTGTAACTACAACGGGTAATAAAGATATTATAACTATCGACCATATGAGGGCTATGAAGGATAGGGCTATTGTTTGTAACATAGGTCACTTCGATAACGAAATACAGGTTTCCGCCCTTGCAAATATGAAGTGGGAAGAAGTAAAACCGCAAGTAGATGAAGTTGAATTCCCTGATGGAAAAAGGATAATTCTACTAGCTAAAGGAAGATTGGTAAATCTAGGCTGTGGTACGGGACACCCTTCATTTGTTATGAGTGCTTCATTTACAAATCAGGTTATGGCACAAATAGAGCTATGGAAAAACTCATCTAACTATGAGAACAACGTATATACCTTGCCTAAAAAGTTGGACGAAAAGGTTGCGCGTCTGCATCTGAAAAAAATCGGTGCAAACCTTACTAAGCTAACAAAAGAACAGGCAGAATATATTGATGTAGATGTTGAAGGACCTTATAAGCCGGAAATGTATAGATATTAA